In Allomuricauda ruestringensis DSM 13258, the following proteins share a genomic window:
- a CDS encoding tyrosine-type recombinase/integrase, translating to MKTVQLVPGKYNSEEIIVIKFKADKTIEKHLIGLHGLQRNHGDGTFYLKNSSKNLNLVFNHMRKIKCYVDYSELKQKRIDIPKKGEKLCLPPIDSLNKQNLERFRKWLGEKRLSPNTVDTYVEVTGFFLRYAILRNSKGYSKRLVESFNYEFIVKEGKSISYQNQCINGIKKYFLFKEIDIGTLHLSRPKKEKKLPVVLSKEEVRSIIEVTHNLKHKTLLSLIYSGGLRVGEAINLRIDDIDSRRMLIHIKGAKGKKDRYTLLSASFLRILREYYKQFRPKEYLFEGQKASKYSTSSAQSVLKKAVLASGIRKKITLHTLRHSFATHLLESGTDIRYIQELLGHNSPKTTMIYTHVTENSIKNINNPFDDL from the coding sequence ATGAAAACCGTACAACTGGTTCCTGGGAAATACAACAGCGAGGAAATTATTGTCATCAAGTTTAAAGCGGACAAAACAATAGAAAAACACCTTATTGGCTTACATGGGTTGCAAAGGAACCATGGGGATGGCACCTTCTATTTAAAAAATTCGTCCAAAAACTTAAATCTTGTATTCAACCATATGCGCAAGATAAAATGCTATGTTGACTACAGCGAATTAAAACAAAAGCGAATTGATATACCTAAAAAGGGAGAAAAGCTTTGTTTACCGCCCATTGACTCCCTTAACAAACAAAATTTAGAGAGATTTAGGAAATGGTTGGGGGAGAAAAGATTGAGTCCGAACACTGTGGACACCTATGTTGAGGTTACTGGTTTTTTTCTTAGGTATGCGATATTGAGAAATTCAAAAGGCTACTCAAAAAGGTTGGTGGAATCCTTCAATTATGAATTCATAGTTAAGGAAGGAAAATCTATCTCCTATCAAAATCAATGCATTAACGGCATAAAGAAGTATTTTTTGTTCAAAGAAATCGATATTGGCACACTACATTTAAGTAGACCAAAGAAAGAGAAAAAACTTCCTGTTGTGCTAAGCAAGGAAGAAGTAAGGTCTATTATTGAGGTAACCCATAACCTTAAACACAAAACGCTATTGTCCCTTATCTATTCTGGAGGGTTAAGAGTAGGTGAAGCTATTAATCTTAGAATCGATGATATTGACAGTAGAAGAATGTTGATACACATAAAGGGTGCAAAAGGAAAAAAAGATAGATATACCTTGCTTTCTGCCAGTTTTTTGAGGATTCTTCGGGAGTATTATAAACAATTTAGGCCGAAAGAATACCTTTTTGAAGGTCAAAAAGCATCAAAATATAGTACTAGTAGTGCGCAAAGCGTTTTAAAAAAAGCTGTTCTAGCGTCGGGAATACGGAAAAAGATTACTCTTCACACGCTAAGGCACAGCTTTGCAACCCATTTATTGGAAAGTGGAACCGATATACGCTATATCCAAGAACTTTTAGGGCATAATAGTCCCAAGACCACTATGATTTATACCCATGTAACGGAGAATAGTATCAAAAACATCAACAACCCCTTTGATGACCTGTAA